Proteins from one Streptococcus mitis B6 genomic window:
- a CDS encoding ribose-phosphate diphosphokinase, which produces MSFSDLKLFALSSNQELAKRVAQEIGIELGKSSVRQFSDGEIQVNIEESIRGKHVFILQSTSSPVNDNLLEILIMVDALKRASAESVNVVMPYYGYARQDRKARAREPITSKLVANMLEVAGVDRLLTIDLHAAQIQGFFDIPVDHLMGAPLIADYFERRGMVGSDYVVVSPDHGGVTRARKLAEFLKTSIAIIDKRRSVDKMNTSEVMNIIGKVEGKTCILIDDMIDTAGTICHAADALAEAGAVEVYASCTHPVLSGPAMDNIQNSAIKKLVVLDTIYLPEERLIDKIEQISIAHLLGDAIVRIHEKRPLSPLFSIEKKI; this is translated from the coding sequence ATGTCTTTTTCTGATTTAAAGCTGTTTGCCCTTTCTTCTAATCAAGAATTGGCAAAACGTGTGGCGCAGGAGATTGGGATAGAGTTGGGGAAATCAAGTGTTCGTCAATTTTCAGATGGAGAGATTCAGGTCAACATTGAAGAATCAATCCGTGGGAAACACGTCTTTATCCTACAATCAACTAGCTCGCCTGTAAATGACAATCTGCTTGAAATTTTGATTATGGTGGATGCTTTGAAGCGTGCGAGTGCAGAATCTGTCAATGTTGTCATGCCTTACTATGGGTATGCACGTCAGGATAGAAAGGCGAGAGCGCGTGAGCCAATCACATCAAAACTTGTCGCAAATATGCTTGAAGTAGCTGGAGTGGATCGTTTATTGACAATCGACTTGCATGCTGCGCAGATTCAAGGATTCTTTGATATTCCTGTGGATCACTTGATGGGAGCTCCTCTGATTGCGGATTATTTTGAGCGTCGTGGCATGGTTGGTTCTGACTATGTGGTTGTCAGTCCAGACCATGGAGGGGTGACTCGTGCCCGTAAGTTGGCTGAGTTTTTGAAAACATCTATCGCTATCATCGACAAACGTCGTAGTGTTGATAAGATGAATACTAGTGAAGTCATGAACATCATAGGTAAGGTCGAAGGCAAGACTTGTATCTTGATTGATGATATGATTGATACTGCTGGAACGATTTGTCACGCTGCAGATGCCCTTGCAGAAGCTGGTGCTGTTGAAGTCTATGCAAGCTGTACGCACCCAGTTCTTTCTGGTCCTGCTATGGACAATATCCAAAATTCAGCTATTAAGAAATTGGTTGTTTTGGATACCATCTATCTGCCAGAAGAGCGTTTGATTGATAAGATTGAGCAGATTTCAATCGCTCATCTATTAGGGGATGCTATTGTACGTATCCATGAAAAACGCCCACTTTCTCCACTTTTCAGTATTGAGAAAAAGATTTAA
- a CDS encoding Rpn family recombination-promoting nuclease/putative transposase codes for MILRHPGISPTNDLVAKKIFSNPEITCQFIRDMLDLPAKNVTILEGSNIHVLPSLPYSAQDFYTSIDVLAELDNGTQVIIEIQVHHQNFFINRLWAYLCSQVNQNLEKIRQREGDTHQSYKHIVPVYAIAIVDSNYFQDDLAFHSFSMREDTTGEVLTITNNGQENHLVKMAFLELKKYRETSKDKVRKPWLEFFGNKPFTQQPERAISQADQLLDYKSWSEEDRKMFSQLRMREEQALLAQDYALETARAEGIEQGLERGLERGRAEGIEKGREEGLEQGLERGKAEGSFAMLANLVCQGLLTSEVASEQLGMTVAEFEALL; via the coding sequence ATGATTCTCAGACATCCGGGCATCAGCCCGACTAATGACTTGGTTGCTAAGAAAATCTTTAGCAATCCAGAAATCACTTGTCAATTTATCCGCGATATGCTGGATTTACCAGCAAAAAATGTGACTATTTTGGAGGGAAGCAATATTCATGTCTTGCCTTCCCTGCCGTACTCAGCACAGGATTTCTATACCAGTATAGATGTTTTGGCAGAGTTAGACAATGGCACGCAGGTTATTATCGAAATCCAAGTTCATCATCAGAATTTTTTCATTAATCGTTTGTGGGCTTACTTATGCAGTCAGGTCAATCAAAATCTCGAAAAAATTCGTCAACGAGAAGGTGATACACATCAAAGTTACAAACACATCGTCCCTGTTTATGCCATTGCAATCGTAGACAGTAATTATTTTCAAGATGATTTAGCTTTTCATAGCTTTAGTATGCGCGAGGACACGACAGGTGAGGTCTTAACCATCACCAATAACGGTCAAGAAAACCATCTGGTCAAGATGGCATTCTTGGAACTTAAAAAATACAGAGAAACCAGCAAAGACAAGGTTCGCAAGCCGTGGTTGGAGTTTTTCGGCAACAAACCCTTTACCCAACAACCTGAGCGAGCTATCAGCCAAGCAGACCAACTGCTAGACTATAAAAGCTGGTCCGAGGAGGACAGGAAAATGTTTAGTCAACTACGTATGCGAGAAGAACAAGCCTTGTTAGCACAGGACTATGCCTTGGAAACAGCTAGGGCGGAAGGTATTGAACAAGGTTTAGAGCGTGGTCTTGAACGTGGTCGTGCAGAGGGGATTGAAAAAGGGAGAGAAGAAGGTCTTGAACAGGGACTGGAGCGTGGGAAAGCTGAAGGTAGTTTTGCCATGTTAGCAAATCTTGTTTGCCAAGGTCTTCTGACTTCGGAAGTTGCAAGTGAACAATTAGGAATGACAGTCGCTGAATTTGAGGCACTCTTATAA
- a CDS encoding IS30-like element ISSmi1 family transposase — MTKKQKHLTLEDRIDIQTGISQQETFRSIAEKMGKDPSTISKEIKRNRIMHPTSVKSDCTDCPLLKKAPYVCNNCPKKRTDCGFNRYLYYAKKAQEHYETMLRESRQGIPLNKESFYQMDKILTLGIQKKQSIYHIIQTHNLPVSKATVYRHAKLGYLTAKPIDFPRMVTFKERRKSRKVAIPKELKIGRTYQDFQELRETDDFFKWLEMDTVIGRPGGKLLLTFNVSFCNFLFALLLDNKTALEVATKFAALKERVMDGGYAFHQLFPVILTDNGSEFAYVEELERDIDGKSHLYFCDPSRPDQKGRIEKNHTVLRAILPKGTSFDQLTQKDVNLVISHVNSLKREEFQGKSAYDVFTFTFGEDIAALLGCQFVKPEDTHLSPDLLK, encoded by the coding sequence ATGACGAAAAAACAAAAACATCTCACTCTAGAAGACCGTATTGACATCCAAACTGGAATCAGCCAACAGGAGACTTTCCGTTCCATCGCTGAGAAGATGGGGAAAGACCCGTCAACGATTTCAAAGGAAATCAAGCGCAATCGCATCATGCATCCAACATCCGTCAAATCTGATTGCACGGATTGCCCTCTTCTCAAAAAAGCTCCTTATGTCTGTAACAACTGTCCAAAAAAGAGGACGGATTGTGGGTTTAACCGCTATCTTTACTACGCGAAAAAGGCACAGGAGCATTACGAGACTATGTTGAGGGAATCCAGACAGGGCATTCCCCTAAACAAGGAAAGTTTTTATCAGATGGACAAGATCTTAACCCTAGGCATCCAGAAGAAACAAAGCATCTACCATATCATTCAGACACATAACCTACCTGTGTCGAAAGCTACGGTGTATCGGCATGCCAAGCTGGGCTATCTGACAGCCAAGCCCATTGATTTCCCTCGGATGGTCACGTTCAAGGAACGCAGAAAATCCAGAAAAGTAGCTATTCCCAAAGAGCTGAAAATTGGGCGGACCTATCAAGATTTCCAAGAGTTACGAGAAACTGATGATTTCTTCAAATGGTTGGAAATGGACACGGTCATCGGCAGACCTGGTGGAAAGCTACTGCTCACCTTCAACGTTTCCTTCTGTAATTTCCTCTTCGCCTTGCTTTTGGACAACAAGACTGCTCTGGAAGTCGCCACTAAATTCGCAGCTTTGAAAGAAAGAGTCATGGACGGAGGGTATGCGTTCCATCAGCTGTTCCCTGTCATTCTCACAGACAACGGATCTGAGTTCGCCTATGTGGAGGAGCTTGAGCGAGACATTGATGGGAAGTCTCACCTCTACTTCTGCGACCCTAGCCGTCCTGACCAGAAGGGGCGGATTGAGAAGAACCATACGGTTTTGCGAGCCATTCTTCCCAAGGGCACTTCCTTTGACCAGCTGACTCAGAAAGACGTCAATCTAGTCATTTCCCATGTCAATTCCTTGAAACGAGAAGAGTTTCAAGGAAAATCTGCTTACGACGTCTTCACCTTCACCTTTGGCGAGGACATCGCTGCTCTTCTGGGTTGCCAATTTGTCAAACCAGAAGACACACACTTATCACCTGATTTATTGAAATAA